The following are encoded in a window of Dioscorea cayenensis subsp. rotundata cultivar TDr96_F1 chromosome 16, TDr96_F1_v2_PseudoChromosome.rev07_lg8_w22 25.fasta, whole genome shotgun sequence genomic DNA:
- the LOC120279514 gene encoding pentatricopeptide repeat-containing protein At3g62470, mitochondrial-like has translation MAMAMAMAMSEDGRVGVIWDILSRAPSADVDSALSRCGIIPTTDLVDSILALSYSSPAGAIKFFRWSGLSLNHTPCSWNLMVDILGRNCLFEPMWDAIRSMKHHSALSLSTFVSAFSAYCSASRFKEAVMSFDVMDRYGVPQDSLAVNSLISALFQNPDPLSSQTAADFFDRIKSRVPPDPDTFDILLQGWERTSNVSRAKNTFGEMVIRVGWEAATMSSFEAFLMTLIRGEQPDEAIKFLQVMKNNNRLPGINFFASALNVFIDHNDSVHALALWEIMVFQGGLVPNRVMCNTIISQLCKSDMIQDAYNVLDGMTLNGVFPDSLPYNTIFKCLIQNKRVHDAGSFFNEMRKNEQLPSPSNCASAIRMFFSEYDPIMAMEVWDYMLKEHVSPTDDAANELLIGLKDLGRLSEVRYHRNSCLTRGLSYMHPQWTN, from the coding sequence ATGGCAATGGCAATGGCAATGGCAATGTCAGAGGACGGGCGTGTTGGGGTCATATGGGATATCCTGTCGCGTGCTCCCTCGGCAGACGTGGACTCGGCCCTCTCTCGTTGCGGCATCATCCCGACTACTGATCTGGTTGACTCCATCCTTGCCCTCTCCTACTCCTCCCCCGCCGGCGCCATCAAGTTCTTCCGCTGGTCTGGCCTCTCCCTCAACCACACCCCCTGCTCGTGGAATCTCATGGTCGACATCCTCGGCCGCAACTGCCTCTTCGAGCCCATGTGGGATGCCATCCGCTCCATGAAGCACCACTCCGCCCTCTCCCTCTCCACTTTCGTTTCCGCCTTCTCCGCCTACTGCTCCGCCTCCCGATTCAAGGAGGCTGTCATGTCCTTCGACGTCATGGACCGTTACGGCGTCCCCCAAGACTCCCTCGCCGTCAACTCCCTAATTTCCGCTCTCTTCCAAAACCCCGATCCCCTCTCCTCGCAAACTGCGGCCGACTTCTTCGACCGCATCAAGTCCCGCGTGCCCCCGGATCCCGACACCTTCGATATCCTGCTTCAAGGCTGGGAGCGCACAAGCAACGTCTCCCGTGCTAAGAACACCTTCGGCGAGATGGTCATCCGCGTCGGCTGGGAGGCAGCTACCATGTCCTCTTTCGAGGCGTTTCTTATGACCCTCATTCGCGGCGAACAGCCCGACGAGGCCATCAAATTTTTGCAGGTCATGAAAAACAATAACCGGCTGCCTGGCATCAACTTCTTTGCCAGCGCCCTTAACGTCTTCATCGACCACAACGACTCCGTTCATGCACTTGCGCTGTGGGAGATCATGGTCTTTCAAGGTGGTCTTGTCCCCAACCGTGTCATGTGCAACACCATTATCTCCCAGCTGTGCAAGAGTGACATGATCCAAGATGCCTACAATGTGCTCGATGGAATGACCCTCAATGGTGTATTTCCAGACTCGCTTCCCTACAACACCATCTTCAAGTGTCTCATCCAAAACAAGCGGGTTCATGATGCTGGGAGCTTTTTTAATGAGATGAGGAAGAACGAGCAGTTGCCATCTCCATCCAATTGTGCATCCGCCATCAGGATGTTCTTTAGTGAGTACGACCCCATTATGGCTATGGAGGTGTGGGATTATATGCTCAAGGAACATGTATCACCAACTGATGACGCTGCCAATGAGCTCCTTATTGGTTTGAAAGACCTCGGAAGGTTGTCTGAGGTGAGATATCACCGGAATTCATGTTTGACAAGGGGATTGAGCTACATGCATCCGCAATGGACAAATTGA